The proteins below are encoded in one region of Firmicutes bacterium HGW-Firmicutes-1:
- the fba gene encoding fructose-1,6-bisphosphate aldolase, class II encodes MLVSGMDILLKAHEGGYAVGAFNVSNLEMVQAAISAAEEEKSPIILQASQSAITYAGSEVLALIVRKMAEQASVPVALHLDHGTDWDVIMTCLRDGWTSVMFDGSKYPLEQNIEITKKVIEVARPMGVSVEAELGKIGGVEDHVKVESRDATMTDPDEAVEFVKRTNVDFFAIAIGNAHGVYKGDPELDFDRLKEIKERVNIPIVLHGASGISEADIKKAVALGVNKINIDTDLRQAFQQAMHKVVQETPNVYDPRKMIGPTTKAIKEVVRTKIRMFGSNGRA; translated from the coding sequence ATGTTAGTATCAGGAATGGATATTTTATTGAAAGCTCATGAAGGCGGTTATGCAGTAGGTGCTTTCAATGTTAGTAATTTAGAAATGGTTCAAGCAGCAATTTCAGCTGCAGAAGAGGAAAAATCACCAATTATTCTTCAAGCAAGTCAAAGCGCGATTACCTATGCTGGAAGTGAAGTTCTAGCTTTAATAGTAAGAAAAATGGCAGAACAAGCTTCTGTGCCTGTTGCTCTTCATCTTGACCATGGAACAGATTGGGATGTTATTATGACATGCCTTAGAGATGGATGGACATCAGTAATGTTTGATGGTTCTAAGTATCCGTTAGAACAAAACATAGAAATCACAAAGAAGGTAATTGAAGTTGCAAGACCAATGGGAGTTTCAGTTGAAGCTGAACTTGGAAAAATTGGTGGTGTTGAAGACCATGTAAAAGTGGAATCTAGAGACGCAACTATGACTGACCCAGATGAAGCAGTTGAATTTGTTAAGAGAACTAATGTTGATTTCTTTGCGATTGCTATCGGAAATGCGCATGGTGTATACAAAGGAGATCCTGAATTAGATTTTGACAGATTAAAAGAAATTAAAGAAAGAGTTAATATTCCAATCGTATTACACGGAGCATCAGGAATATCTGAAGCAGATATCAAAAAAGCGGTAGCACTAGGAGTTAATAAAATTAATATTGACACTGATTTACGACAAGCATTTCAACAAGCAATGCATAAAGTTGTACAAGAGACGCCTAACGTATATGATCCTAGAAAAATGATAGGGCCAACAACGAAAGCGATTAAAGAAGTAGTAAGAACTAAAATAAGAATGTTTGGAAGCAATGGACGTGCATAA
- a CDS encoding transcription termination factor Rho, with product MNTDYSKFSLAELRQAAKAIGIVSLTGFKKSELIQLLTNVEVKNQEKQAETEAEAEKNEVVEELIKVEELDTISLEVEENSNNVTGDTSEENKNKKKSHKERSDVPSDFEGLDSGQRAYGILEVLPDGFGFIRGENYMPGESDVYVSPSQIRRFNLKTGDMVNGNIRVPKENEKFRALLYVQTINGDTPANAIKRPNFEDLTPIFPNSRLRLETVPSDYSTRLIDFIAPIGKGQRGMIVSPPKAGKTTLLKKVANAITTNYPDIHLLVLLIDERPEEVTDIRRSIVGKKVEVIHSTFDELPEHHKRVSEMVLNRAKRMVEQKKDLVILLDSITRLARAYNLIIPPSGRTLSGGLDPAALHMPKKFFGAARNIEEGGSLTILATALVDTGSKMDDVIFEEFKGTGNMELVLDRKLSEKRIFPAIDVTKSGTRREDLLYDKEELEAVTKLRKVSSNMRSEDVIDSMLKVFVNTATNVEYVKKLSESILENY from the coding sequence ATGAACACAGATTATTCGAAATTTTCCCTTGCAGAACTGAGGCAAGCAGCTAAAGCAATTGGAATCGTTAGCCTAACAGGCTTTAAAAAGTCGGAATTAATTCAACTGCTAACAAATGTTGAGGTAAAGAATCAAGAAAAACAAGCCGAAACTGAAGCAGAAGCAGAAAAAAATGAAGTTGTTGAAGAATTAATAAAAGTTGAAGAATTGGACACGATATCACTCGAAGTAGAAGAAAACAGTAATAATGTAACTGGTGACACGTCAGAGGAAAATAAAAACAAGAAAAAAAGTCATAAAGAAAGAAGTGATGTTCCTTCAGATTTTGAAGGTTTAGATAGTGGACAGCGTGCCTATGGAATTTTAGAGGTATTACCTGATGGATTTGGTTTCATAAGAGGCGAAAATTATATGCCTGGAGAAAGTGATGTATATGTATCTCCTTCTCAAATAAGAAGATTCAATTTAAAAACTGGTGATATGGTTAATGGAAATATAAGAGTGCCTAAAGAAAATGAAAAATTTAGAGCCTTGTTATATGTACAGACTATTAATGGTGATACGCCTGCAAATGCAATCAAGAGACCAAATTTTGAAGATTTAACTCCAATTTTTCCTAATTCAAGACTTAGACTTGAAACTGTTCCAAGTGATTATTCTACACGTTTAATTGACTTTATCGCACCAATAGGTAAAGGACAAAGAGGTATGATTGTTTCACCTCCTAAAGCTGGTAAAACTACCTTACTTAAAAAAGTTGCGAATGCGATTACAACTAATTACCCTGACATACATTTATTGGTTCTACTAATTGATGAAAGACCAGAAGAAGTGACTGACATTAGACGATCTATAGTTGGAAAAAAAGTTGAGGTAATTCATTCAACCTTTGACGAACTGCCTGAACATCATAAAAGAGTTTCTGAAATGGTACTCAATAGAGCAAAGAGAATGGTTGAACAAAAGAAGGATTTGGTAATTTTATTAGATAGTATTACAAGATTAGCAAGAGCATACAATTTAATCATACCACCAAGTGGAAGAACTCTTTCAGGAGGGCTAGACCCCGCAGCACTTCATATGCCTAAAAAGTTTTTTGGGGCTGCTAGAAATATTGAAGAAGGTGGAAGTCTAACAATATTAGCCACAGCACTAGTGGATACTGGAAGTAAGATGGATGATGTAATATTTGAAGAGTTTAAAGGAACTGGTAATATGGAGCTTGTTCTTGATAGAAAACTTTCGGAAAAACGTATCTTCCCTGCAATAGATGTGACAAAGTCAGGAACAAGAAGAGAAGATTTACTCTATGATAAAGAAGAACTTGAAGCAGTTACGAAATTAAGGAAGGTTAGTAGCAACATGAGATCAGAGGACGTTATTGACAGTATGCTTAAGGTATTTGTCAATACTGCAACTAACGTAGAATATGTCAAAAAGTTATCAGAAAGTATTTTAGAGAACTATTAA
- a CDS encoding 50S ribosomal protein L31 encodes MKEAIHPKYNQTTVKCNCGNEFVTGTTNESIHVEICSKCHPFYTGTQKANVARGRIDKFNRRYGIKDEQ; translated from the coding sequence ATGAAAGAAGCTATTCATCCAAAGTACAACCAAACTACAGTGAAATGTAACTGTGGTAATGAATTTGTAACAGGAACTACGAATGAATCCATTCACGTTGAAATTTGTTCAAAATGTCATCCATTCTATACTGGAACACAAAAAGCAAACGTAGCTCGTGGACGTATTGATAAGTTCAATCGTAGATACGGAATTAAAGACGAACAATAA
- a CDS encoding DUF1385 domain-containing protein, translating to MKNVDVGGQAIIEGVMMKKQDTYAIAVRKPDKEIILEKRIFKSFSKRNKILGLPIIRGAVAFVESLVMGMKILTYSAEFFEVDGDQEPSKFEKKLENKFGKKKMDDVLIFISVTLASILSIGLFILLPLGISQLLKPLLDSTRLINLVDGIIRILILFGYIYLISFMKDIQRVFQYHGAEHKSIHCLENEEELTIENVKKQSRLHKRCGTNFLFIVVIISVLVLTMFNVDTFFLRLGVRLLMLPFIAGLSYEVIKLLGKNDNVLADIVSFPGLCLQKITTQEPDDEQIEVAIAALKGALEG from the coding sequence ATGAAAAATGTAGATGTTGGCGGTCAAGCAATTATTGAAGGTGTAATGATGAAGAAGCAGGATACCTATGCAATTGCTGTTAGAAAGCCGGATAAAGAAATAATATTAGAAAAAAGAATATTTAAAAGCTTTTCAAAAAGAAATAAAATACTAGGGTTGCCTATAATAAGAGGTGCAGTTGCGTTTGTTGAATCCTTAGTTATGGGAATGAAGATTTTAACCTATTCTGCAGAGTTTTTTGAAGTAGATGGAGACCAGGAGCCTAGTAAGTTTGAAAAGAAATTAGAAAATAAGTTTGGCAAGAAGAAAATGGACGATGTCCTTATTTTTATTTCTGTTACTCTTGCATCAATTCTGTCTATTGGACTATTTATTTTATTACCCCTTGGTATTTCACAGCTTCTTAAGCCCTTGCTTGATAGTACTAGGCTGATTAATTTAGTAGATGGTATTATACGAATATTAATATTGTTTGGATATATTTATTTGATTTCCTTTATGAAGGATATTCAACGAGTTTTTCAATATCATGGAGCTGAGCACAAGTCTATCCATTGTTTGGAAAATGAAGAAGAATTAACGATTGAAAATGTCAAAAAGCAATCAAGACTACATAAAAGATGTGGTACAAACTTTTTGTTTATTGTTGTTATTATAAGCGTATTAGTTTTAACGATGTTTAATGTAGATACTTTCTTTTTAAGATTAGGGGTAAGACTTTTAATGCTTCCATTTATCGCTGGATTATCTTATGAAGTAATTAAATTATTAGGTAAGAACGACAATGTTCTTGCGGATATTGTTAGTTTTCCAGGCTTATGCTTACAAAAAATAACAACGCAAGAACCAGACGATGAGCAAATAGAAGTTGCGATTGCTGCCTTGAAGGGAGCACTTGAAGGGTAA
- the prmC gene encoding peptide chain release factor N(5)-glutamine methyltransferase translates to MTLTINQVLEKATSVLKEEGKTEAQLDARLLLSNVLNYNRVELIMNKDKEIDATTYEAYMKFIQLRAKGMPLQHIVGEQEFMGITFKVNEHTLIPRRETEELVELALSLLDANEFQRVMDVGTGSGCIPISLASLKKNVDCIGIDISKEALKIAKYNSGINAVDHKLTWICSDLFESVGEEYVDRIDMLISNPPYIKTEDIDILMPEVKNFEPHTALDGGKDGLDFYRRICAEAGKYLKSTGFIIFEIGYNQKEEVISLLEENNYIDIECKKDLSGKDRIVYATKN, encoded by the coding sequence ATGACACTAACGATTAACCAAGTGCTAGAGAAAGCAACTAGCGTTCTTAAAGAGGAAGGCAAGACAGAAGCTCAATTAGATGCAAGACTTTTGCTTTCTAACGTTTTGAACTATAATAGAGTTGAATTAATTATGAATAAAGACAAAGAAATTGATGCAACTACCTATGAAGCATATATGAAGTTCATTCAATTAAGAGCAAAGGGAATGCCATTACAACATATTGTTGGAGAGCAAGAATTTATGGGGATCACCTTTAAAGTGAATGAGCATACATTAATTCCTAGAAGAGAAACAGAAGAACTAGTTGAACTGGCATTAAGCCTTCTAGATGCAAATGAATTTCAGAGGGTTATGGATGTAGGGACAGGTAGCGGATGTATTCCGATCTCTTTAGCAAGCTTAAAGAAGAATGTTGATTGTATTGGAATAGATATCTCGAAGGAAGCCCTAAAAATAGCAAAATATAATAGTGGAATAAATGCTGTAGATCATAAACTTACATGGATTTGTAGTGATTTATTCGAGAGTGTTGGAGAAGAGTATGTAGATCGTATTGACATGCTAATTTCTAATCCACCTTATATTAAAACTGAAGATATAGATATATTAATGCCAGAGGTTAAGAACTTTGAGCCCCATACGGCTTTAGATGGTGGTAAAGATGGACTAGATTTTTACCGAAGGATATGTGCCGAGGCTGGCAAATACTTGAAAAGTACGGGCTTTATCATTTTCGAAATTGGTTATAATCAAAAGGAAGAGGTGATATCTCTTCTGGAAGAAAATAACTATATAGATATTGAATGTAAGAAGGATTTATCAGGAAAAGACAGAATAGTATATGCAACAAAAAATTGA
- a CDS encoding peptide chain release factor 1 encodes MFNKIEGIVDRFNDVAFMINDPQIISEQDRWIKLMKEHSDLMPIVEKFQEYKIAQETIRDSITMLEEESDEEIRDMAKEELANAKESLAAIEDALKVLLLPKDPNDDKNVFIEIRGGAGGDEAALFAAELFRMYSRYAERCKWKVETVNINENGLGGFKEAIFMIQGKGAFSRLKYESGVHRVQRVPVTESGGRIHTSTVTVAVLPEVEDVEVQLDMNDIRVDVFRSSGNGGQCVNTTDSAVRITHMPSGIVISCQDEKSQLKNKDKALKVLRARLYDQEVAKQQASVAQDRKSQVGTGDRSEKIRTYNFPQGRLTDHRIKLTIHRLDSVLDGDIEEIIDSLTTADQSEKLKNIE; translated from the coding sequence ATGTTTAATAAAATTGAAGGTATTGTTGATAGGTTTAATGATGTGGCATTTATGATTAATGACCCACAGATTATATCGGAACAAGATAGATGGATTAAGCTCATGAAGGAGCATAGTGATTTAATGCCCATTGTTGAAAAGTTCCAGGAATACAAAATCGCACAAGAGACAATTCGTGATAGCATAACAATGCTTGAAGAAGAATCAGATGAAGAAATTAGAGACATGGCGAAGGAAGAGCTTGCCAATGCAAAGGAAAGCTTAGCTGCTATTGAAGATGCACTTAAGGTATTGCTTTTACCTAAAGATCCTAATGATGACAAGAATGTTTTTATAGAGATACGTGGTGGTGCAGGTGGTGATGAAGCTGCTTTGTTTGCTGCTGAGCTATTTAGAATGTACTCTAGATATGCCGAAAGATGTAAATGGAAGGTTGAAACAGTCAACATCAATGAAAATGGTTTAGGTGGATTCAAGGAAGCAATATTTATGATTCAAGGAAAGGGTGCTTTCTCTAGACTAAAATATGAAAGCGGTGTCCATAGAGTACAACGAGTACCAGTTACAGAATCAGGAGGAAGAATCCATACCTCAACAGTAACTGTTGCAGTTCTTCCAGAAGTTGAAGATGTAGAGGTTCAATTAGATATGAATGATATCAGAGTAGATGTTTTTAGATCCTCTGGTAATGGTGGACAATGTGTTAACACCACTGATTCAGCAGTTAGAATTACGCATATGCCTAGTGGAATCGTTATATCTTGCCAAGATGAGAAATCGCAGCTAAAAAATAAAGACAAAGCTTTAAAGGTACTAAGAGCTAGATTATACGACCAAGAGGTAGCAAAGCAACAAGCCTCAGTGGCTCAAGACAGAAAAAGTCAAGTTGGTACAGGGGATCGGAGTGAAAAAATAAGAACTTATAATTTTCCACAAGGACGACTCACTGATCACAGAATCAAATTAACAATACATAGATTAGATTCTGTATTAGATGGGGATATTGAAGAGATTATTGACAGTCTTACTACAGCAGATCAGTCTGAAAAGTTAAAAAATATTGAATAA
- a CDS encoding CoA-binding protein encodes MLEETMLEKKKWAVVGANQNSEKYGNMIYKKLKLRGYEVYPVNPFFEMIEGDTCYRNLASIPEKPEVIDIVVGPEKTKVIIQEAAMLGIEYIWFQPGTYDDEVLELAKQLGLQTVKACVLVATR; translated from the coding sequence ATGTTAGAAGAAACGATGTTAGAAAAGAAAAAATGGGCAGTCGTAGGTGCAAATCAAAATTCAGAGAAGTATGGAAATATGATTTATAAAAAATTAAAATTACGAGGATATGAAGTTTATCCAGTGAATCCTTTCTTTGAAATGATTGAAGGGGATACCTGTTATAGAAACTTGGCATCAATACCGGAAAAACCAGAGGTTATCGATATTGTTGTAGGTCCAGAAAAAACAAAAGTTATTATCCAAGAGGCTGCAATGCTAGGTATTGAATATATTTGGTTCCAACCAGGAACTTATGACGATGAAGTTTTAGAACTGGCAAAGCAACTGGGGCTTCAAACCGTTAAGGCATGTGTACTAGTTGCAACACGTTAG
- the nifJ gene encoding pyruvate:ferredoxin (flavodoxin) oxidoreductase, whose amino-acid sequence MAKITKTMEGNEAAAYVSYAFTEVAAIYPITPSSTMAELADLWSAQGKKNLFEQEVKVVEMQSEAGAAGTMHGSLQGGALTTTYTASQGLLLMIPNMYKMAGEQLPGVLHVSARAIATHALSIFGDHQDVMATRQTGVAILASNSVQEVMDLSGIAHLAAIKASMPFLHFFDGFRTSHEIKKVEVMDYEDLKRLLDVEAVERFRNVSLNPERPVLRGTAQNPDIYFQGREAANPFYEAIPDIVDMYMREISHITGKSYHPFDYYGAVDAEYIIVAMGSVCDTIEEVIDTLLQKGQKVGLIKVRLYRPFSEKYFFHVLPNSVKKIAVLDRTKEPGAQGEPLYQDVRSMFYDRDNRPMIIGGRYGLGSKDTTPAQIIAVFNNLKNGFPKNSFTIGIDDDVTYTSLPVFEAPDTAPEGTIQCKFWGLGSDGTVGANKMAIKIIGDHTDLYAQGYFDYDSKKSGGTTISYLRFGKKEIKSSYLVYNPGYIACHNKSYVNHYDLLRGIKEHGTFVLNCPWKVEELEEKLSGAMKRELAKKQVHFYIIDAVGLAGEIGLGGRINMIMQAVFFKLAQVIPIDEAVQYLKASIKKTYGQKGQKIVDMNKAAVDKGLEGLVKVEIPASWETAVDKVVPLLGDEPEFVRHIQRPMADLDGYDLPVSAFRGMEDGTFPLGTTAYEKRGIAVMVPEWQTEKCIQCNQCAYICPHAVIRPFLLNEEEKQGAPNTFETKESKGKEVEGYHYRIQISPLDCTGCGNCADVCPAPDKALVMVNAEEEIPQQIPNWEYAANNVTYKDKLMSKKGVKGSQFAKPLLEFSGACAGCGETAYLKYVTQLFGDRMIIANATGCSSIWGASAPSVPYTTNSEGKGPAWGNSLFEDNAEYGYGIYLGSKHVREKLRDLMARGIGTEKDERCKQAFEKWIENMYEGDTTRAVSEEVLQAIQNANNKNSEVHREIIKKKDYLVKPSQWIVGGDGWAYDIDYGGLDHVIASGDDVNILVFDTEIYSNTGGQASKSTPTAAVAKFASAGKKVRKKDLGMMAMSYGYVYVAQVAMGANMNHTAKVLEEAESYKGPSLVICYAPCINHGIRSGMGTSVKQEKEAVEAGYWHLYRYDPRLKEQNKNPFVLDSKEPSKSFREFLLSELRYVQIKNTFPEIAEELFQKAEEDAKERYQNYKQKAEITY is encoded by the coding sequence ATGGCAAAAATTACGAAAACGATGGAGGGAAACGAAGCAGCTGCTTATGTTTCCTATGCCTTTACTGAGGTCGCTGCCATTTACCCCATAACACCCTCATCGACTATGGCAGAGCTGGCAGATTTATGGTCAGCCCAGGGTAAGAAGAATCTGTTTGAACAAGAAGTTAAGGTAGTAGAAATGCAATCAGAAGCTGGAGCGGCAGGTACTATGCACGGATCACTTCAAGGCGGTGCATTAACAACTACATATACGGCGTCTCAAGGGTTATTGTTAATGATACCGAATATGTATAAAATGGCTGGGGAGCAGCTACCAGGTGTTTTGCATGTTAGCGCACGTGCTATAGCTACCCATGCACTATCTATTTTTGGAGATCATCAAGATGTAATGGCTACAAGACAAACAGGTGTCGCTATTTTGGCTTCAAATAGTGTACAAGAAGTTATGGATTTAAGTGGTATAGCACATTTGGCGGCTATCAAAGCAAGCATGCCATTCTTACACTTCTTTGATGGCTTTAGAACCTCACATGAAATTAAAAAGGTTGAGGTAATGGATTATGAAGATTTAAAACGACTTTTAGATGTAGAAGCTGTTGAGCGTTTTAGAAACGTTTCGCTTAATCCTGAAAGGCCAGTCCTAAGAGGAACTGCTCAAAATCCTGATATTTATTTTCAAGGTAGAGAGGCAGCGAATCCCTTTTATGAAGCTATACCAGATATAGTTGATATGTACATGAGAGAAATCAGTCATATAACAGGAAAAAGCTATCATCCATTTGACTATTATGGTGCAGTGGATGCTGAATATATTATCGTAGCCATGGGATCAGTTTGTGATACGATAGAAGAAGTCATTGATACTTTACTTCAAAAAGGCCAGAAGGTAGGGTTGATTAAAGTAAGATTATATCGTCCATTTTCAGAGAAATATTTCTTTCATGTTTTACCTAATAGTGTGAAAAAAATTGCTGTCTTGGATAGAACTAAAGAGCCGGGAGCACAAGGAGAACCCCTTTATCAAGATGTAAGATCTATGTTCTATGATAGAGACAATCGTCCTATGATTATTGGTGGACGCTATGGTTTGGGTTCTAAGGATACAACACCAGCACAAATTATTGCAGTATTTAATAACTTGAAAAATGGTTTTCCTAAAAATAGTTTTACCATTGGTATTGATGATGACGTTACTTATACATCGTTGCCAGTTTTTGAAGCACCAGATACGGCCCCCGAAGGTACTATTCAATGTAAGTTTTGGGGCTTAGGTTCTGATGGCACAGTGGGTGCAAATAAGATGGCTATAAAGATTATTGGTGATCATACAGACTTATATGCACAGGGTTACTTTGATTATGATAGTAAAAAATCTGGCGGCACAACTATTTCTTATTTGAGATTTGGTAAAAAAGAGATTAAATCATCTTATTTAGTGTATAATCCGGGCTATATTGCCTGTCATAATAAATCCTATGTGAACCATTATGATTTATTAAGAGGTATCAAGGAGCATGGTACTTTTGTTTTAAACTGTCCTTGGAAGGTAGAAGAGCTAGAAGAAAAGCTAAGTGGTGCTATGAAAAGAGAGTTAGCCAAAAAGCAAGTGCATTTCTATATCATTGATGCAGTTGGTCTTGCTGGTGAAATTGGACTTGGTGGCCGAATTAATATGATTATGCAAGCCGTGTTTTTCAAGTTGGCTCAAGTCATTCCGATAGATGAAGCAGTTCAATATTTAAAAGCTTCAATTAAAAAAACCTATGGACAAAAAGGTCAAAAAATTGTGGATATGAATAAGGCAGCCGTAGATAAAGGGTTGGAAGGACTGGTAAAGGTAGAAATACCAGCCAGTTGGGAAACGGCAGTGGATAAAGTTGTTCCATTACTAGGTGACGAGCCGGAATTTGTAAGGCATATACAACGCCCAATGGCAGATTTAGATGGTTATGATTTGCCAGTTAGTGCATTTCGTGGTATGGAAGATGGAACATTTCCACTCGGTACTACAGCGTATGAAAAGAGAGGCATTGCTGTCATGGTGCCAGAGTGGCAAACAGAAAAGTGTATCCAATGTAATCAATGTGCATATATATGTCCCCATGCGGTTATTCGACCTTTCTTACTAAATGAAGAAGAAAAGCAAGGAGCACCAAATACTTTTGAAACTAAAGAATCAAAGGGTAAGGAAGTGGAAGGATACCATTATCGAATTCAAATATCTCCGTTAGATTGTACAGGTTGTGGTAATTGTGCAGATGTTTGCCCCGCACCAGATAAAGCGTTGGTAATGGTCAACGCAGAAGAAGAAATTCCGCAACAGATTCCTAATTGGGAATATGCTGCGAATAACGTAACTTATAAAGATAAATTGATGAGTAAGAAAGGAGTGAAAGGTAGCCAATTTGCAAAACCACTATTAGAATTCTCTGGAGCTTGTGCAGGGTGTGGTGAAACAGCTTACCTTAAGTATGTAACTCAACTTTTTGGGGATCGAATGATTATAGCCAATGCAACTGGTTGTTCGTCAATTTGGGGTGCTAGTGCGCCTTCAGTGCCCTATACAACCAATAGTGAGGGTAAAGGTCCAGCTTGGGGTAATTCTCTATTTGAAGACAACGCAGAATATGGCTATGGTATTTATTTAGGCTCAAAACATGTAAGAGAAAAGCTTAGAGATTTAATGGCCAGAGGTATTGGCACAGAGAAGGATGAACGCTGTAAGCAAGCTTTTGAGAAGTGGATTGAGAATATGTATGAGGGAGATACTACAAGAGCTGTATCTGAGGAAGTGCTTCAAGCGATACAAAATGCCAATAATAAAAATAGTGAAGTTCATAGAGAAATTATTAAGAAAAAAGACTATTTGGTAAAACCATCTCAATGGATTGTAGGTGGTGATGGCTGGGCTTACGATATTGACTATGGTGGATTAGATCATGTCATTGCATCAGGTGATGATGTAAATATATTAGTGTTTGATACGGAAATATACTCGAATACAGGAGGTCAGGCGTCAAAATCAACACCAACAGCAGCAGTTGCTAAGTTTGCATCAGCTGGAAAGAAGGTAAGGAAAAAAGATCTAGGCATGATGGCAATGAGCTATGGATATGTTTATGTTGCTCAAGTAGCTATGGGGGCAAATATGAATCATACCGCTAAGGTGCTAGAAGAAGCAGAAAGCTACAAAGGACCATCACTCGTTATTTGTTATGCACCATGTATTAACCATGGTATAAGAAGTGGAATGGGTACTTCAGTAAAGCAAGAAAAAGAAGCTGTTGAGGCTGGTTATTGGCATCTTTATCGTTACGATCCAAGATTAAAGGAGCAAAATAAAAATCCATTTGTCTTAGATTCAAAAGAACCAAGTAAATCCTTTAGAGAGTTCCTTCTTTCAGAGTTACGTTATGTACAAATTAAAAATACTTTTCCAGAGATTGCAGAGGAATTGTTCCAAAAAGCAGAAGAAGATGCGAAGGAAAGGTATCAAAATTACAAACAAAAAGCAGAAATCACTTATTAG
- a CDS encoding DUF3787 domain-containing protein produces the protein MKINKTYSIDNKTPIENHKTAAWADIESVQPESRVPIPREDAVDRAKDWVEENKK, from the coding sequence ATGAAAATAAATAAAACCTATAGTATCGATAATAAAACGCCCATTGAAAATCACAAAACTGCCGCTTGGGCTGATATTGAATCTGTACAACCTGAATCTAGAGTACCAATTCCAAGAGAAGACGCTGTTGATAGAGCAAAAGATTGGGTAGAGGAAAACAAAAAATAA